A window from Corynebacterium urogenitale encodes these proteins:
- a CDS encoding lipoprotein LpqH — translation MRNSLKTSKVAVALVSAPLLALGLAACGENSDDSSTNSADNTVTVTESANESSSDDQTSSSAETSATSESQSSGAAEASSADAPMIKVGGSEVDNAAFQPVRCQEGEDDGRAQIEYEAGENNSENELDIDIYKDDLKLDSLDLELDRDEWEVEDEDKGNAQVTENNGEYTVKATVSQDDSSEKQDIEVTFTC, via the coding sequence ATGCGAAATTCACTGAAGACTTCCAAGGTTGCTGTTGCCCTCGTTTCTGCGCCCCTGCTCGCTCTGGGCTTGGCCGCATGTGGTGAAAACAGCGATGATTCCAGCACTAACTCGGCGGATAACACCGTGACCGTCACCGAGTCTGCGAACGAAAGCTCCTCCGATGATCAGACCTCTTCTTCCGCGGAGACTTCCGCAACCTCTGAGTCCCAGTCCTCTGGGGCCGCAGAGGCTAGTTCCGCTGATGCGCCGATGATCAAGGTTGGAGGTAGCGAGGTAGATAACGCCGCCTTCCAGCCGGTTCGTTGCCAGGAAGGTGAGGACGACGGCCGTGCCCAGATTGAGTACGAGGCTGGCGAGAACAACTCCGAGAATGAGCTGGACATCGACATCTACAAGGATGATCTGAAGCTCGATTCTTTGGACCTGGAACTGGACCGCGATGAGTGGGAGGTCGAGGACGAGGACAAGGGCAATGCCCAGGTCACCGAGAACAATGGCGAGTACACCGTGAAGGCCACTGTGTCTCAGGATGACAGCAGCGAGAAGCAGGATATTGAGGTCACCTTCACCTGCTAG